A single region of the Aeromicrobium chenweiae genome encodes:
- a CDS encoding helix-turn-helix domain-containing protein: MSVGVTVERLLDEDLFRNALVGGGSGIDNTVAWCVPFLAPETMSIDSGDEYSGAAVHLPLGQFSAGDVGEIVHRLAEHGAAMLVVSCVDERDQDDLLDAIQAADETGVPLLAVGSRVTFREASRLVATKVLAQDTHVLEYGIRVHRILGDVFARGGGLAALAQTMAQLSDTTVLIVGTNAELLTEASPPSSRAGLAPAAVDRIVELLATPARTNSMGVGHDVEVVTMEIDGSTIQAVLAPVRIAGAPYGLLILVEPGHPVPQHDLAQHRVMIEQGVSLTGSELLRMQSVREAEERARNDFVHTLLHGRFTDQLELVARAEHYRLPVDGRFAVFIVTTPAFNPQDAFAHRIGREAERAVQSVASDDLCTLTAIIGSMVVVVRQMRGRRGPDRDPGRVNEELMTFGTQLHRAMRQRLWDDVRVSYGRPFNGAMGVAMSYREARTADGLARRVNAAEVCSYADLRVFAAIEEAATSAAGQSFAAEMLTPLKRMDGQSGNLEELVLAYIEESGNLNATARRLHLHRNTMLYKLERASRALQMDVRTTEAQFMVWLAHHITALNDVVGALDEELSPPS, translated from the coding sequence TGTCCATCGACTCGGGGGACGAGTACAGCGGGGCGGCCGTCCACCTCCCGCTGGGCCAGTTCTCCGCTGGGGACGTCGGGGAGATCGTCCACAGGCTCGCCGAGCACGGCGCCGCCATGCTCGTCGTCTCCTGCGTCGACGAACGTGACCAGGACGATCTCCTCGACGCGATCCAGGCCGCCGACGAAACGGGGGTCCCGCTGCTGGCCGTCGGTTCCCGCGTCACCTTCCGCGAGGCGAGTCGGCTGGTCGCGACCAAGGTGCTCGCGCAGGACACGCACGTGCTGGAGTACGGGATCCGCGTGCACCGCATCCTGGGCGACGTCTTCGCACGCGGCGGCGGCCTGGCCGCACTGGCGCAGACGATGGCACAGCTGTCCGACACCACCGTCCTGATCGTCGGGACCAACGCCGAGCTGTTGACCGAGGCGTCGCCCCCGAGCAGTCGTGCCGGGCTGGCTCCCGCCGCCGTCGACCGCATCGTGGAGCTGCTGGCGACGCCGGCGCGGACCAACAGCATGGGCGTGGGGCACGACGTCGAGGTCGTCACGATGGAGATCGACGGTTCCACGATCCAGGCGGTTCTCGCGCCCGTGCGCATCGCCGGTGCTCCCTACGGCTTGCTCATCCTCGTCGAGCCCGGGCATCCCGTCCCGCAGCACGACCTCGCTCAGCACCGGGTGATGATCGAGCAGGGCGTGAGTCTGACCGGCAGCGAGCTCCTGCGCATGCAGTCGGTCCGCGAGGCAGAGGAGCGCGCCCGCAACGACTTCGTGCACACGCTGCTGCACGGCCGTTTCACCGATCAGCTCGAGCTCGTGGCCCGGGCCGAGCACTATCGGTTGCCCGTCGACGGGCGATTCGCGGTCTTCATCGTGACCACGCCGGCGTTCAACCCCCAGGACGCCTTCGCGCATCGCATCGGCCGGGAGGCCGAGCGAGCCGTCCAGTCCGTGGCTTCGGACGACCTGTGCACGCTGACGGCGATCATCGGGTCGATGGTGGTCGTCGTCAGGCAGATGAGGGGGCGTCGCGGTCCGGACCGCGACCCCGGACGGGTCAACGAGGAGCTCATGACCTTCGGGACCCAGCTGCATCGCGCCATGCGGCAGCGCCTGTGGGACGACGTGCGGGTCTCGTACGGGCGTCCGTTCAACGGCGCGATGGGGGTGGCCATGAGCTATCGGGAAGCGCGGACCGCAGATGGCCTCGCTCGACGGGTGAACGCCGCCGAGGTGTGCTCGTACGCGGATCTGCGCGTCTTCGCCGCGATCGAGGAGGCGGCCACCAGTGCGGCCGGCCAGTCGTTCGCCGCCGAGATGCTCACGCCCCTCAAGCGGATGGACGGCCAGAGCGGCAACCTCGAGGAGCTCGTGCTCGCCTACATCGAGGAGTCCGGAAACCTCAACGCCACGGCTCGTCGACTGCACCTGCACCGCAACACGATGCTCTACAAGCTGGAGAGGGCCTCCCGTGCGCTGCAGATGGACGTCCGCACCACCGAGGCGCAGTTCATGGTCTGGCTCGCCCACCACATCACCGCGCTGAACGACGTGGTGGGCGCTCTCGACGAGGAGCTGTCGCCGCCCTCCTGA
- a CDS encoding GlcG/HbpS family heme-binding protein translates to MHKIYRITLDDALPVLAAARRKAEEIGVKQTICVVDESGQVIALHRLPGARLTGVDISIAKAFTAAGHERATHLFNEPPNGPALPGNEAFGISHMLPGKFAIFVGGFPIEHDGQIVGAVGVSGGNGEQDKAVGAAALAAFAEHVAANPPA, encoded by the coding sequence ATGCACAAGATCTACCGCATCACCCTGGACGACGCCCTCCCCGTCCTCGCGGCAGCCCGGCGCAAGGCCGAGGAGATCGGCGTCAAGCAGACCATCTGCGTCGTGGATGAGAGCGGCCAGGTGATCGCCCTGCACCGTCTTCCGGGCGCCAGGCTGACAGGCGTCGACATCTCGATCGCCAAGGCGTTCACGGCCGCCGGCCACGAGAGGGCGACGCACCTGTTCAACGAGCCGCCGAACGGACCGGCGCTGCCCGGCAACGAGGCCTTCGGGATCAGCCACATGCTGCCCGGCAAGTTCGCGATCTTCGTGGGTGGGTTCCCGATCGAGCACGACGGTCAGATCGTCGGCGCCGTCGGTGTCTCGGGCGGCAACGGTGAGCAGGACAAGGCTGTCGGTGCTGCGGCCCTCGCGGCATTCGCCGAGCACGTCGCGGCCAACCCGCCGGCCTGA